A genomic stretch from Zeimonas sediminis includes:
- a CDS encoding FecR family protein translates to MHALSHPRDAAPSASAAPAAWLRALRRLLAPLIAAWLALACGWAVAADAVVIAMTGSVLALRDAAPGAQPASRTLRAGDELSQGDLVRTGADGRAQIRFSDGGLVSLQPRTDFRIDEYRFDSGGQRSFFSLLRGALRSATGAIGKRSHEDFRLRTPTATIGIRGTEFLAEETVCDPACSPGSRAGLRVSVTQGRIAVTTRAGTIEVGEGQAAEVEGPDAMPRLAAAGPILGPVALPAGLPAITGTSTGNAAAGPSPATGPAIATSSDAAAAAERSLAGAGAAAPVKPAAGQGAATPTGTTVTPSGGTASIAGRAWPAQPASDDDTPDLQKTLSELTWFAPLVPVGDSIGINVRRDEDGSLLALEGLREEPGEPGEPGEPGEPGKPGEPGEPGEPGKPGEPGEPGEPGVRTFYSMLTPRIPGLSSLQFDSRETVATYDERGALLSLGTCPSFCLSRGTAQAVETGFEADVVAWGRWTGGTATVTIGSSATRQVGLGLDQGIHYLIGTPSRTVPTEGVFAYSLIGATSPTLAGGGVDPGTFSGSAAVWFGPAQPARIGLDGSIAIGGATIGFATAGGATDPASSQLRTGAGFGFSGTLGATVSGGDPAGCAASGCSVQLRGGLFGDAAARLGFTYSVGGSSDSRTIGGAAVFGSPIRQ, encoded by the coding sequence ATGCATGCCCTCAGTCACCCGCGCGATGCAGCGCCGAGCGCCTCGGCCGCGCCGGCGGCGTGGCTTCGCGCGCTTCGGCGACTGCTCGCGCCGCTGATCGCCGCCTGGCTGGCACTGGCGTGCGGCTGGGCGGTCGCAGCCGACGCGGTCGTGATCGCGATGACCGGCTCGGTGCTCGCGCTGCGCGACGCCGCCCCCGGCGCGCAACCCGCATCGCGCACGCTGCGCGCCGGCGACGAACTGTCGCAGGGCGACCTGGTGCGCACCGGCGCCGACGGCCGCGCCCAGATCCGCTTCTCGGACGGCGGCCTGGTCTCGCTGCAGCCGCGCACCGATTTCCGGATCGACGAATACCGCTTCGACAGCGGCGGGCAGCGGAGCTTCTTCTCGCTGCTGCGCGGCGCACTGCGATCGGCGACCGGAGCGATCGGCAAGCGCAGCCACGAGGACTTCCGCCTGCGCACGCCCACCGCCACCATCGGCATCCGCGGCACCGAGTTCCTCGCCGAGGAAACCGTCTGCGACCCGGCCTGCTCGCCGGGTTCGCGCGCAGGCCTGCGGGTCTCGGTCACCCAAGGGCGCATCGCGGTCACCACGCGGGCCGGCACGATCGAGGTCGGCGAGGGTCAGGCTGCCGAGGTCGAGGGACCGGACGCGATGCCGCGGCTCGCGGCGGCAGGCCCGATCCTGGGCCCGGTCGCGCTGCCGGCTGGCTTGCCGGCGATCACCGGGACCTCGACGGGGAATGCGGCAGCCGGGCCGAGCCCGGCCACCGGGCCCGCCATCGCGACTTCGAGCGACGCGGCAGCCGCCGCCGAACGCTCCCTGGCCGGGGCCGGCGCGGCGGCGCCGGTCAAGCCGGCGGCCGGGCAGGGCGCGGCGACGCCGACCGGAACGACCGTGACACCTTCCGGCGGCACCGCATCGATCGCAGGCCGCGCCTGGCCGGCCCAGCCGGCAAGCGACGACGACACGCCCGACCTCCAGAAAACGCTGAGCGAACTGACCTGGTTCGCGCCGCTCGTGCCGGTCGGCGATTCGATCGGTATCAACGTCCGGCGCGACGAGGACGGCAGCCTGCTCGCGCTCGAAGGCCTGCGCGAGGAGCCCGGTGAGCCCGGTGAACCCGGCGAGCCCGGTGAGCCCGGTAAGCCCGGTGAGCCCGGTGAGCCCGGTGAGCCCGGTAAGCCCGGTGAGCCCGGTGAGCCCGGTGAGCCTGGGGTGCGGACCTTCTACTCCATGCTCACGCCCAGGATCCCCGGCCTCTCGTCGCTGCAGTTCGACTCGCGCGAAACGGTCGCCACCTACGACGAGCGCGGTGCCCTGCTGTCGCTGGGCACCTGCCCGAGTTTCTGCCTGTCGCGCGGCACCGCGCAGGCGGTCGAGACCGGCTTCGAGGCCGACGTCGTGGCCTGGGGGCGCTGGACCGGTGGCACGGCCACGGTCACGATCGGCTCCTCGGCCACCCGCCAGGTCGGGCTCGGCCTCGACCAGGGCATCCACTACCTGATCGGGACGCCGTCGCGGACCGTGCCGACCGAAGGCGTGTTCGCCTACTCGCTGATCGGGGCGACCAGCCCGACCCTGGCCGGCGGCGGCGTCGATCCGGGCACGTTCTCCGGCAGCGCGGCCGTCTGGTTCGGCCCGGCGCAGCCCGCTCGCATTGGCCTTGACGGCAGCATCGCCATCGGCGGCGCCACGATCGGCTTCGCCACTGCCGGCGGCGCCACCGACCCGGCCTCCAGCCAGCTGCGCACCGGCGCCGGCTTCGGCTTCTCGGGCACGCTGGGCGCGACCGTGTCCGGCGGCGACCCGGCCGGCTGCGCGGCCTCCGGGTGCAGCGTCCAGCTGCGCGGCGGCCTGTTCGGCGACGCCGCCGCCCGGCTCGGTTTCACGTATTCTGTCGGCGGAAGCAGCGACTCCCGGACGATCGGCGGCGCTGCCGTGTTCGGCTCGCCCATTCGCCAGTGA
- the fusA gene encoding elongation factor G gives MSAHPAEQLRTLAFVGHTGVGKTTLVEALLAGAGAIPSAGSVERGDTVCDYDPLEKSHGHSLQLACAHLERDGVRVHLLDTPGYPDFAGRALAALDAVETVALVVDAQRGVELSTARMGLWAQTRGLCRIVVVNRIDAAGADLPARLEEIRAAFGRECLPLNLPADGGGRVVDCFFAPDGGPTDFDSVEAAHRSLVEQVVEVDDALTERYLSGDPIDANALHDAFERALREAHVVPVLFTSARSGAGVAELLDFIVRLAPSPLEGNPPLFERWPDGDPSRAQALVASRDAGEHVLAHVFKVEVDPYVGRIGVLRVHQGTLRPGASLYVGEARKAVRIGTPFLLQGREQKPLAAAGPGEICALAKLDELAFDAVLHDAPEDSAVHFRPLPIPHAVYGLALRVARRGDEQKLAEILQRLVLEDPSLSVEHDPTTHEAVIRGLGELHVAGALERIRSLHRLEVEAHPPTIPYRETIAAPAEGHHRHKKQSGGAGQFGEVFLRIAPLPRGEGFRFVDEVKGGAIPGPFIAAVEKGVRQALAGGAVAGFPVQDVEVTVYDGKTHPVDGKEIAFVTAGRKAFLDAAARARPVVLEPIVGLELTVPEEAIGAVSGELSARRGQVSGSGTARAGMVTVSGRAPLAELEDFQGRLKAVTGGQGSYTLELIGYEEAPPPVQARLRAAWRPAEE, from the coding sequence ATGTCCGCTCACCCGGCCGAGCAACTGCGCACGCTGGCCTTCGTCGGCCACACCGGCGTCGGCAAGACCACGCTGGTCGAGGCCCTGCTGGCAGGCGCCGGCGCGATCCCCTCGGCGGGCAGCGTCGAGCGCGGCGACACGGTCTGCGACTACGACCCGCTCGAGAAGTCCCACGGTCATTCGCTGCAGCTCGCGTGCGCGCACCTGGAACGCGACGGCGTGCGAGTCCACCTGCTCGACACGCCCGGCTATCCCGATTTCGCCGGCCGCGCGCTCGCGGCGCTCGACGCGGTGGAAACGGTGGCGCTGGTGGTGGACGCGCAGCGCGGCGTCGAGCTGTCCACCGCCCGGATGGGGCTTTGGGCCCAGACGCGCGGCCTGTGCCGGATCGTGGTCGTGAACCGGATCGACGCCGCCGGCGCCGACCTTCCCGCACGGCTCGAGGAAATCCGGGCGGCCTTCGGGCGAGAGTGCCTGCCGCTGAACCTGCCGGCCGACGGCGGCGGCAGGGTCGTCGACTGCTTCTTCGCGCCCGACGGCGGACCGACCGACTTCGACAGCGTCGAGGCCGCGCACCGCTCGCTCGTCGAACAGGTCGTCGAGGTCGACGACGCGCTGACCGAGCGCTACCTGTCCGGCGACCCGATCGACGCGAACGCGCTGCACGACGCCTTCGAGCGCGCGCTGCGCGAGGCGCACGTGGTGCCGGTGTTGTTCACGTCGGCGCGCAGCGGCGCCGGCGTCGCCGAGCTGCTCGACTTCATCGTGAGGCTGGCGCCCAGCCCGCTCGAAGGCAACCCGCCGCTGTTCGAGCGCTGGCCCGACGGCGACCCGTCGCGGGCGCAGGCGCTCGTCGCGAGCCGCGACGCAGGCGAGCACGTGCTCGCCCACGTGTTCAAGGTCGAAGTCGATCCCTACGTGGGCCGGATCGGCGTCCTGCGCGTCCACCAGGGGACCCTGCGCCCCGGCGCGTCGCTGTACGTCGGCGAGGCGCGCAAGGCCGTGCGGATCGGCACGCCCTTCCTGCTGCAGGGACGCGAGCAGAAGCCGCTCGCGGCGGCCGGGCCGGGCGAGATCTGCGCGCTTGCCAAGCTCGACGAGCTCGCCTTCGACGCGGTGCTTCACGACGCGCCCGAGGACTCGGCCGTTCATTTCCGGCCGCTGCCGATCCCGCACGCCGTGTACGGCCTCGCGCTGCGGGTCGCGCGCCGCGGCGACGAGCAGAAGCTGGCCGAGATCCTGCAACGGCTGGTGCTCGAGGACCCGAGCCTGTCGGTCGAGCACGACCCCACTACCCACGAGGCCGTGATCCGCGGGCTCGGCGAGCTTCACGTGGCGGGCGCGCTCGAGCGCATCCGCTCGCTGCACCGGCTCGAGGTCGAGGCCCATCCGCCCACGATCCCCTACCGCGAGACGATCGCCGCGCCCGCCGAGGGCCATCACCGCCACAAGAAGCAGAGCGGCGGGGCCGGACAGTTCGGCGAAGTGTTCCTGCGGATCGCGCCGCTGCCGCGCGGCGAGGGCTTCCGCTTCGTCGACGAGGTCAAGGGCGGCGCGATACCGGGGCCCTTCATCGCGGCCGTGGAGAAGGGCGTGCGACAGGCGCTGGCCGGCGGCGCGGTCGCGGGCTTCCCGGTCCAGGACGTCGAGGTGACCGTCTACGACGGCAAGACCCATCCGGTGGACGGCAAGGAGATCGCCTTCGTGACGGCCGGCCGCAAGGCCTTCCTCGACGCGGCAGCGCGCGCCCGCCCGGTCGTCCTCGAACCGATCGTCGGGCTCGAGCTCACGGTTCCCGAGGAGGCGATCGGCGCTGTGTCCGGCGAGCTTTCGGCCCGTCGCGGCCAGGTCTCGGGCTCGGGCACCGCGCGCGCCGGCATGGTCACGGTGTCCGGCCGCGCGCCGCTCGCCGAGCTCGAGGACTTCCAGGGCCGCCTGAAGGCCGTCACCGGCGGCCAGGGCAGCTACACGCTGGAGCTGATCGGCTACGAAGAAGCCCCGCCCCCCGTCCAGGCGAGACTGCGCGCCGCCTGGAGGCCCGCCGAGGAGTAA
- a CDS encoding PhoH family protein translates to MKAKALDFSPDIADNRRLANLCGPVDQNLRQIEEAFDVRIARRGDSFTVEGPAADARRALAALRHFWSLSETPLSLDDIQLGLVERRAPEAAEGGTAADDEAPVLHTRRADLQGRTPRQREYLRNILSHDITFGIGPAGTGKTYLAVACAVDALERDAIQRIVLTRPAVEAGERLGFLPGDLAQKVDPYLRPLYDALYDLLGFERTARMFEKQAIEIAPLAYMRGRTLNNSFIILDEAQNTTPEQMKMFLTRIGFGSRAVVTGDMTQIDLPRGQGSGLIEARRVLRGIRGLAFTEFDSSDVVRHPLVARIVDAYERFANTEG, encoded by the coding sequence TTGAAAGCCAAAGCCCTCGATTTCAGCCCCGACATCGCCGACAACCGGCGCCTTGCGAACCTCTGCGGTCCCGTCGACCAGAACCTGCGGCAGATCGAGGAAGCGTTCGACGTGCGCATCGCCCGCCGGGGCGACAGCTTCACCGTCGAAGGCCCGGCGGCCGATGCGCGGCGCGCGCTGGCCGCGCTGCGGCACTTCTGGAGCCTGTCCGAAACGCCGCTGTCGCTCGACGACATCCAGCTGGGCCTGGTCGAGCGCCGCGCCCCCGAGGCCGCCGAGGGCGGAACCGCCGCCGACGACGAGGCCCCGGTGCTGCACACGCGACGCGCCGACCTGCAGGGCCGCACGCCTCGCCAGCGCGAGTACCTGCGCAACATCCTGTCGCACGACATCACTTTCGGGATCGGCCCGGCGGGCACCGGCAAGACCTACCTGGCGGTGGCCTGCGCGGTCGACGCGCTGGAGCGCGACGCGATCCAGCGCATCGTGCTAACGCGGCCCGCGGTCGAGGCCGGCGAGCGGCTCGGCTTCCTGCCCGGCGACCTGGCGCAGAAGGTCGATCCCTACCTGCGCCCGCTGTACGACGCCCTGTACGACCTGCTCGGCTTCGAGCGCACGGCGCGGATGTTCGAGAAACAGGCGATCGAGATCGCGCCGCTCGCCTACATGCGCGGGCGAACGCTGAACAACTCCTTCATCATCCTCGACGAGGCGCAGAACACGACGCCCGAGCAGATGAAGATGTTCCTCACCCGGATCGGCTTCGGCTCGCGCGCGGTGGTCACCGGCGACATGACGCAGATCGACCTGCCGCGCGGCCAGGGCTCGGGACTGATCGAGGCGCGGCGGGTGCTGCGCGGCATCCGCGGGCTGGCCTTCACCGAGTTCGACAGCAGCGACGTGGTCCGCCATCCGCTGGTCGCGCGCATCGTCGACGCCTATGAGCGCTTCGCGAACACGGAAGGCTGA
- the ybeY gene encoding rRNA maturation RNase YbeY, with the protein MSASRTRKADRRRPRAVRKAASAKTGPSLSLSIQLGEGIDALPASRAQLRRWVAAAIDADATLTLRFVGRTEARMLNREYRGRDYATNVLTFAYEMPAGATGAPAGAAQAAPVQADIVVCVPVLEREASERRMPLAHHLAHLVVHGVLHACGHDHEHDDEAQAMEAREVELLARFRIPDPYRA; encoded by the coding sequence ATGAGCGCTTCGCGAACACGGAAGGCTGATCGGCGCCGGCCGCGTGCCGTCCGCAAGGCAGCGTCCGCGAAGACAGGCCCGTCGCTCTCGCTGTCGATCCAGCTCGGAGAGGGCATCGACGCGCTGCCGGCCTCGCGCGCGCAGTTGCGCCGCTGGGTCGCCGCGGCGATCGATGCCGATGCGACGCTGACGCTGCGCTTCGTCGGCCGCACCGAGGCCCGGATGCTGAACCGCGAGTACCGCGGCCGCGACTACGCGACCAACGTGCTCACCTTCGCCTACGAAATGCCGGCGGGCGCGACCGGCGCACCGGCCGGCGCCGCGCAGGCGGCCCCGGTGCAGGCCGACATCGTCGTCTGCGTGCCGGTGCTCGAGCGCGAGGCCAGCGAGCGGCGGATGCCGCTCGCCCACCACCTGGCGCACCTCGTCGTGCACGGCGTGCTGCACGCCTGCGGCCACGATCACGAGCACGACGACGAGGCGCAGGCGATGGAGGCGCGCGAGGTCGAGCTTCTCGCACGCTTCCGGATTCCCGACCCGTACCGCGCCTGA